A genomic segment from Alteribacillus bidgolensis encodes:
- a CDS encoding F0F1 ATP synthase subunit epsilon, protein MSTLNVNVVTPDGTVYEGDVEMVSVRAQSGELGILPGHIPLVAPLAVCAARLKHESRVQLVSVSGGFIEVRPDKVTILAEAAETPSEIDVERAREAKVRAEDRLNRAKQEEIDFKRAELALKRANTRLEVAGK, encoded by the coding sequence ATGTCAACGTTAAATGTCAATGTTGTCACTCCTGATGGCACAGTATATGAAGGGGATGTAGAAATGGTCAGTGTCCGCGCACAAAGCGGGGAACTAGGTATACTGCCAGGTCACATTCCGTTGGTTGCACCGCTTGCGGTATGCGCTGCCCGCCTGAAACATGAATCAAGAGTACAACTTGTTTCTGTTAGCGGCGGCTTCATTGAGGTCCGTCCGGATAAAGTTACGATTCTCGCCGAAGCGGCAGAAACGCCGTCAGAAATCGACGTAGAACGTGCCCGTGAGGCGAAAGTACGGGCAGAAGACCGGCTTAACCGTGCCAAACAGGAAGAGATCGACTTTAAACGGGCCGAGCTTGCCCTGAAAAGAGCTAACACAAGACTTGAGGTAGCTGGAAAGTAA
- the atpD gene encoding F0F1 ATP synthase subunit beta, which translates to MSNGRVTQIMGPVVDVAFPSGQLPELNNALKVSQKAQAEGETNVDVTLEVALHLGNDTVRTVAMGSTDGLVRGTEVVNTGGAISVPVGEATLGRVFNVLGDTIDLEDPIGPEVERNPIHREAPSFDELSTQTEILETGIKVVDLLAPYVKGGKIGLFGGAGVGKTVLIQELINNIAQEHGGISVFAGVGERTREGNDLYYEMQDSGVINKTAMVFGQMNEPPGARMRVALTGLTLAEHFRDVDGADVLLFIDNIYRFTQAGSEVSALLGRMPSAVGYQPTLATEMGQLQERITSTKKGSVTSIQAIYVPADDYTDPAPATTFAHLDATTNLERKLTEMGIYPAVDPLASTSRALSPEIVGDEHYQVAREVQQTLQKYKELQDIIAILGMDELSEEDKLIVHRARRIQFFLSQNFHVAEQFTGQKGSYVQVKDTIRGFREILDGKHDNVPEDAFRLVGPIEDVLENAKAMS; encoded by the coding sequence ATGAGCAATGGACGAGTCACCCAAATTATGGGGCCGGTTGTTGACGTTGCATTTCCAAGCGGTCAACTGCCTGAATTGAATAACGCCCTAAAAGTTTCCCAAAAAGCTCAAGCAGAAGGGGAAACAAATGTAGACGTGACATTAGAAGTAGCATTGCACTTAGGCAACGACACAGTGCGTACAGTTGCGATGGGTTCAACAGATGGATTAGTACGGGGTACGGAAGTTGTGAACACTGGCGGAGCGATTTCTGTTCCAGTTGGTGAAGCAACGCTTGGAAGAGTGTTTAATGTACTTGGTGATACCATCGATTTGGAAGACCCTATTGGACCAGAAGTAGAAAGAAACCCAATTCACCGCGAAGCTCCATCTTTTGATGAGCTGTCAACGCAAACAGAAATTCTTGAAACAGGGATTAAAGTAGTTGACTTGCTCGCTCCGTATGTAAAAGGTGGTAAAATCGGTCTATTCGGTGGTGCCGGTGTTGGTAAAACCGTATTAATCCAGGAGCTTATTAACAATATTGCCCAGGAACACGGCGGTATTTCTGTTTTTGCAGGTGTAGGGGAGCGTACACGTGAAGGGAACGACCTCTACTATGAAATGCAGGACTCCGGTGTTATTAACAAAACAGCTATGGTGTTCGGCCAGATGAATGAGCCGCCAGGAGCGCGTATGCGTGTGGCACTTACTGGTCTTACACTAGCTGAACACTTCCGTGATGTAGATGGTGCAGACGTACTGCTCTTTATCGACAACATTTACCGTTTTACACAAGCAGGTTCTGAGGTATCAGCATTGCTTGGCCGTATGCCGTCAGCAGTTGGTTATCAGCCGACTCTTGCAACGGAAATGGGTCAGCTTCAAGAGCGTATTACATCTACGAAAAAAGGTTCTGTAACGTCTATCCAGGCGATTTATGTACCTGCTGATGACTATACAGACCCTGCACCAGCCACTACATTTGCTCACTTGGATGCAACAACAAACCTTGAGCGTAAACTAACAGAAATGGGTATCTATCCAGCTGTGGACCCGCTCGCTTCTACATCCAGAGCACTTTCTCCAGAAATTGTCGGAGATGAACATTATCAAGTGGCACGTGAAGTGCAGCAAACCCTTCAAAAATATAAAGAACTTCAAGATATCATTGCTATCCTTGGTATGGATGAATTATCTGAAGAAGATAAATTGATCGTTCACCGTGCACGCCGCATTCAATTCTTCTTGTCCCAGAACTTCCACGTAGCTGAGCAGTTCACTGGACAAAAAGGTTCTTATGTACAAGTGAAAGATACGATCCGCGGTTTCCGCGAGATTCTTGATGGGAAGCACGATAACGTTCCAGAAGATGCATTCCGCCTGGTCGGACCAATTGAAGATGTACTTGAAAACGCAAAGGCTATGTCCTAA
- the atpG gene encoding ATP synthase F1 subunit gamma, giving the protein MASLREIKTRINSTKKTKQITKAMEMVSASKLNRAQNNAQSYEPYTQKIREVVASIASGNSDASHPMLEERPVKKTAYVAIFSDRGLAGGYNASLIRSFIDEINKRHKSKDEYGVIILGRIGRDLLKKRGIPILDEITGLPDEPVFNDIKNITRLAVNMYADEEIDELYLWYNHFISPIQQDVTEKKLLPLTDMSEETDSKQTYEYEPSAEAILDQLLPQYAESLIYGALLDAKASEFGARMTAMSAATDNAGSIIEDLTLSYNRARQAAITQEISEIVGGAAALE; this is encoded by the coding sequence ATGGCCTCATTACGTGAGATTAAAACACGGATTAACTCAACTAAAAAGACAAAACAGATCACCAAGGCGATGGAAATGGTTTCAGCATCTAAACTGAATCGTGCCCAAAACAACGCCCAATCGTACGAACCTTACACCCAGAAAATCCGTGAGGTGGTTGCAAGTATTGCTTCAGGCAACTCAGATGCCAGCCACCCTATGCTTGAAGAGCGTCCGGTGAAAAAGACAGCTTACGTTGCTATTTTTTCTGACCGCGGTTTAGCCGGCGGTTACAATGCCAGTTTAATTCGTTCCTTTATTGACGAAATTAATAAACGGCATAAATCAAAAGATGAATACGGCGTGATTATTCTTGGCCGGATTGGCCGGGATCTTCTGAAAAAAAGAGGAATCCCTATTTTAGATGAAATTACCGGTCTTCCGGATGAACCGGTATTTAACGACATAAAAAATATCACTCGTTTGGCAGTTAATATGTACGCAGATGAAGAGATTGATGAGTTGTATCTCTGGTACAACCACTTTATCAGCCCTATTCAGCAAGATGTTACAGAAAAGAAACTGCTGCCTCTAACAGATATGAGCGAAGAAACAGATTCAAAACAAACTTACGAGTATGAGCCGTCCGCTGAAGCAATACTCGATCAGCTTCTTCCGCAATATGCAGAGAGCTTAATATACGGCGCTTTACTAGATGCAAAAGCTAGTGAATTTGGTGCTCGTATGACCGCAATGAGTGCGGCTACAGATAATGCTGGAAGTATTATTGAGGATTTAACTCTTTCTTATAACCGTGCGAGACAAGCAGCTATCACACAGGAAATCAGTGAAATTGTCGGCGGTGCGGCAGCATTAGAGTAA
- the atpA gene encoding F0F1 ATP synthase subunit alpha, which translates to MSIRPDEISSLIKQQIENFQSDVEANEVGTVIQIGDGIARAHGLENVMAGELLEFSNGVMGMAQNLEENNVGIIILGPFDDIREGDEVKRTGRIMEVPVGEELLGRVVNPLGQPLDGQGALETTKTRPIESPAPGVMDRKSVHEPLQTGIKAIDSMIPIGRGQRELIIGDRQIGKTSIAVDTILNQKEEDILCIYVAIGQKESTVAGVVETFRQHGALDYTIVVNAGASDPAPLLYLSPYAGVSMGEEFMYNGKHVLVVYDDLTKQAAAYRELSLLLRRPPGREAFPGDVFYLHSRLLERSAKLSDDKGAGSLTALPFIETQAGDVGAYIPTNVISITDGQIFLQSDLFHSGVRPAVNPGISVSRVGGSAQIKAMKKVSGTLRLDLASFRELEAFAQFGSDLDQATQAKLSRGERTVEVLKQGLHQPQPVEKQVAIIYSLTKGFLDDIPVKDVQRFESELFVYLDSNHKDLLNGIRETGNLPDDKDFSAAIEGFKKSFNVSK; encoded by the coding sequence ATGAGCATCAGACCTGATGAGATTAGCTCTCTCATTAAACAGCAGATTGAAAATTTTCAGTCTGATGTAGAAGCAAACGAAGTCGGCACCGTCATTCAAATTGGTGACGGTATTGCGCGTGCTCATGGTCTCGAGAACGTAATGGCAGGGGAACTGCTTGAGTTCTCTAATGGGGTTATGGGTATGGCTCAAAACCTTGAAGAAAATAACGTAGGTATTATTATCCTTGGACCGTTTGATGACATTCGTGAAGGGGACGAAGTTAAACGTACTGGACGTATCATGGAAGTACCAGTTGGCGAAGAACTGCTAGGCCGCGTTGTTAACCCGCTAGGACAGCCTCTTGATGGACAAGGTGCGTTAGAAACAACTAAAACTCGCCCTATCGAAAGTCCTGCACCAGGGGTTATGGACCGTAAATCCGTTCATGAACCGCTTCAAACTGGTATTAAAGCGATTGACTCCATGATTCCAATTGGACGCGGACAGCGTGAGTTAATTATCGGTGACCGTCAAATTGGTAAAACTTCCATTGCCGTAGATACGATATTGAACCAAAAGGAAGAAGACATCCTTTGTATCTATGTTGCGATCGGACAAAAAGAATCTACCGTTGCAGGCGTAGTAGAAACGTTCCGCCAACACGGAGCACTTGATTATACCATTGTAGTAAACGCTGGTGCATCTGATCCAGCTCCGCTCTTGTACCTTTCACCTTACGCTGGGGTATCTATGGGCGAGGAGTTTATGTATAACGGAAAACATGTGCTTGTTGTATATGACGACTTAACTAAACAAGCAGCTGCTTATCGTGAGCTGTCCCTCTTGCTTCGTCGTCCGCCGGGCCGTGAAGCATTCCCAGGGGATGTATTCTATCTTCACTCTCGTTTGTTAGAGCGTTCTGCAAAGCTTAGTGACGATAAAGGAGCAGGCTCTTTGACTGCCCTGCCATTTATTGAAACACAAGCTGGGGACGTTGGTGCCTATATTCCAACAAACGTTATCTCCATCACAGACGGACAAATCTTCTTGCAATCTGATCTGTTCCACTCTGGTGTAAGACCTGCGGTTAACCCGGGTATTTCTGTATCACGTGTTGGTGGTTCTGCTCAGATTAAAGCGATGAAGAAAGTATCGGGTACCCTTCGTCTTGATTTAGCTTCTTTCCGTGAATTAGAGGCATTTGCTCAGTTTGGATCTGATCTTGACCAAGCAACACAGGCGAAGCTTTCCCGCGGTGAACGTACGGTAGAAGTGTTAAAACAGGGTCTTCACCAGCCGCAGCCGGTAGAAAAGCAAGTAGCTATTATTTACTCGCTGACAAAAGGATTTTTGGACGATATTCCGGTTAAAGATGTACAGCGCTTTGAATCCGAATTATTCGTTTACTTGGATTCCAACCACAAAGATCTTTTAAACGGAATTCGTGAAACTGGAAATCTCCCAGACGATAAAGACTTTAGTGCAGCAATCGAAGGATTCAAAAAATCATTTAACGTGTCTAAATAA
- a CDS encoding F0F1 ATP synthase subunit delta — MSRAAANRYAVALFELSMEKNMLEDIQAELEAVKQVFQDNDKLPALLHHPKVPADKKEQLLRESFAGMSEPVTNTLLLLLKKNRIDSVVLLAERFQELADEEQKVGHAVVYTVKPLSETDRKFISENFARKVGKATLHIENRLDPRLVGGIKVQIGDTIFDGSVKGQLNRLERELVSGKR; from the coding sequence ATGAGCCGAGCAGCAGCTAATCGTTATGCCGTAGCACTTTTTGAACTTTCAATGGAAAAGAACATGCTTGAAGACATTCAAGCTGAGCTCGAAGCAGTTAAGCAAGTTTTTCAAGATAATGATAAACTGCCTGCACTTCTTCATCATCCGAAAGTACCAGCAGATAAAAAAGAACAACTGCTGCGTGAAAGCTTCGCTGGTATGAGCGAGCCTGTAACGAATACACTTCTTTTACTCCTGAAAAAAAATCGAATCGACAGCGTGGTGCTGTTGGCTGAACGGTTTCAGGAGCTTGCAGACGAAGAACAAAAAGTGGGCCATGCCGTCGTTTATACGGTAAAACCACTTTCTGAAACAGATCGAAAATTTATTTCTGAGAACTTCGCCAGGAAAGTCGGAAAAGCAACCCTTCACATTGAAAATCGATTAGACCCGCGTTTGGTTGGCGGAATTAAAGTCCAAATTGGGGACACTATTTTTGATGGCAGTGTGAAAGGTCAGCTTAACCGTCTTGAGCGCGAGCTTGTTTCCGGGAAACGATAA
- the atpF gene encoding F0F1 ATP synthase subunit B translates to MFIILLLLLRKFAWGPIVNMMKEREEHIAKEIDTAEKSRQDAEKYLEEQRKEVERARDEAQSIIETARKTSEKQGEDIVAQARSEAERLKENALADISREKEQAVAELREQVGTLSVMIATKIIEKELDEKEQEKLIQEYIQEAGERL, encoded by the coding sequence ATGTTTATTATCTTGCTTCTCCTATTGCGTAAATTCGCTTGGGGACCAATCGTGAACATGATGAAAGAACGCGAAGAGCATATTGCCAAAGAAATTGATACTGCGGAAAAAAGCCGTCAAGATGCGGAAAAATATTTAGAAGAACAGCGTAAAGAAGTAGAACGCGCTCGCGACGAGGCGCAATCTATTATTGAAACAGCAAGAAAGACAAGTGAGAAACAAGGGGAAGATATTGTTGCTCAAGCTCGTTCAGAAGCCGAGCGTTTGAAAGAAAATGCGCTGGCTGATATTTCACGTGAAAAAGAGCAAGCTGTAGCTGAACTGCGTGAACAGGTTGGTACATTGTCTGTTATGATCGCAACAAAGATTATTGAAAAAGAACTTGATGAAAAAGAGCAGGAAAAACTGATTCAAGAATATATTCAAGAGGCAGGCGAACGGTTATGA
- the atpE gene encoding F0F1 ATP synthase subunit C, with protein MGLLAAAIAAGLAAVGAGIGNALIVKGTLEGVARQPELKGTLQTLMFIGIALVEALPIIAIVIAFIVMGG; from the coding sequence ATGGGATTATTAGCAGCAGCAATTGCAGCTGGTTTGGCTGCAGTAGGAGCAGGTATTGGTAACGCATTGATTGTTAAGGGGACACTTGAAGGGGTTGCTCGTCAACCAGAACTTAAAGGTACATTGCAAACACTTATGTTTATCGGTATCGCACTTGTTGAGGCCCTTCCGATTATCGCAATTGTAATCGCCTTTATCGTTATGGGAGGATAG
- the atpB gene encoding F0F1 ATP synthase subunit A: protein MDHHAPIVYDLFGISGFHINLSNIIMLTISALIVFCIGFFSARSLKMKPSGMQNGFEWIIDFVKNTINSAMDWKTGERFFGLGITIFLWIFISNMLGIPFMIVNHETHELWWKSPTADPVITMTFAVMVIVLTHYYGIKIKGAKEYGKGFFKPIPYLFPLKVLEEFTNTLTLGMRLFGNLYAKEILLTLLATAGGASLLGALAAGLPMIAWQAFSIFIGAIQAFIFLMLTMVYLAHKVADDH, encoded by the coding sequence GTGGACCATCATGCGCCGATAGTTTATGATCTGTTTGGAATCTCGGGGTTTCATATTAATTTGTCGAATATTATCATGTTGACTATTTCGGCTCTTATTGTGTTTTGCATCGGTTTTTTTAGTGCAAGAAGCTTGAAAATGAAGCCTTCTGGCATGCAAAACGGATTTGAATGGATCATAGACTTTGTGAAAAACACGATCAACAGTGCAATGGACTGGAAAACAGGTGAAAGATTCTTTGGTCTTGGCATTACCATATTCCTTTGGATTTTCATCTCGAACATGCTCGGTATACCTTTTATGATTGTTAACCATGAAACACATGAACTTTGGTGGAAGTCTCCGACAGCAGATCCTGTCATTACAATGACTTTTGCCGTAATGGTAATTGTGCTGACTCATTATTATGGAATCAAGATAAAGGGTGCCAAGGAATACGGAAAAGGTTTCTTCAAGCCTATACCTTACCTTTTCCCGTTGAAGGTATTAGAGGAATTTACAAATACACTAACATTGGGTATGCGTCTTTTTGGTAACTTGTATGCAAAGGAAATCCTATTAACACTGCTTGCGACTGCTGGGGGAGCAAGTTTGTTAGGAGCACTTGCTGCCGGGCTGCCAATGATTGCATGGCAGGCGTTCAGTATATTTATCGGTGCCATCCAGGCGTTTATCTTTTTAATGCTGACTATGGTTTATTTGGCTCACAAAGTAGCAGATGATCACTAA
- a CDS encoding ATP synthase subunit I: protein MKSFEGNVKRYVQFTLAAMLMYAFGWAVMPFDKIFFSLGIGALIGLFNLWSMYREVKKFDEAAGNQKRKFTFGMLSRFAAGALAAVLFIRFPEHFHILGLVAGIVTPYIIIFISSLFQTKHSTS, encoded by the coding sequence GTGAAGAGCTTCGAGGGAAATGTCAAACGTTATGTTCAATTTACTTTAGCTGCAATGCTCATGTATGCCTTTGGGTGGGCAGTGATGCCTTTTGATAAGATCTTTTTCAGCCTGGGAATCGGAGCACTTATTGGACTTTTTAATCTTTGGAGTATGTACCGGGAAGTGAAAAAGTTTGATGAGGCGGCAGGAAATCAGAAGAGAAAGTTTACATTCGGGATGCTGTCAAGATTTGCGGCAGGTGCACTAGCTGCAGTTCTTTTTATTCGTTTTCCTGAGCACTTTCACATTTTAGGACTTGTTGCTGGAATCGTGACTCCTTATATTATTATATTTATTTCATCCTTGTTTCAAACCAAACACTCAACATCGTAA
- a CDS encoding AtpZ/AtpI family protein, with translation MTNEKKPPKSFQTMAITSAVLSYLVGPVLIGVFSGRWLDGRFETEPLFLIVGLLVGIAAGVYGLVRLLGKYLGDDQ, from the coding sequence ATGACGAACGAGAAAAAACCTCCAAAATCGTTTCAGACAATGGCTATAACCTCAGCTGTGTTATCGTATCTGGTAGGTCCTGTTTTGATCGGTGTTTTCAGTGGAAGATGGTTAGATGGCCGGTTTGAAACGGAGCCTTTATTTTTGATTGTCGGCCTGCTTGTCGGAATTGCCGCTGGAGTGTACGGACTAGTCCGTCTGCTTGGAAAATATTTGGGAGACGATCAATAG
- a CDS encoding S8 family serine peptidase: protein MVINNKKGVLRKQRKIGLFLLAIIICVTSTLMFEGFAQTGYSKEKPETAIIAIKENEKADDVQDKLKKTFPDIEFLRSYEKGFKGFAVKLDPSQIELLSNLDGIKRADPSVAYHSSLKDSVPFIGAEAIRGQLDKHGVKLTGKGIKVGIIDTGIDYNHPDLYRNFKGGYDFVDKDDDPLEGKDKHGKNTMHGTHVAGIIGANGAVRGVAPEADLYMYRALGPGGQGSTEQILAAIDKAIEDKVDILNLSLGSPINGPDWPTSEALDKAAEAGIIAVTSSGNSGPAMWSVGSPGTADKAISVGASIPPLRMPKLTLYDNPELSISMQAVQGTSPWQFRRDLPLVNGGLGMKEDLENVRGKAVLIERGGIPLVRKIVNARKAGADAVIIYNNVAGAFAAGTEEVQPIPAVTITREDGEQIRKVIEAKEKKSSSSVLRTVLEEETDHMAFFSSRGPVTRSWKIKPDVVAPGVDIDSTVPNGYLALNGTSMAAPHIAGAAALLKQARPEWNPEQIKAALMNTAVSLTDDSDNDYPPFVQGAGRVEMRKAIRTDTLVYPGTLSFGVWTLGNKERVHEKTVVIENHSDQKKTYTFRKETSSLLGLKWELPKRITLEPGEKKEAKIRLEIEAGAIDYDQLDGVLTVEGGNEEIRLPYLLFINEPDYPRIGAFDLQPFGTNKGYQYEVYMPGGAEELEIALYDLDTYAFAGVLDKDTNIKPGLYEQKLSAKDISVPEGKYRAVVYARAGDKEEVLETIIRLEQKMIDEKRSKR from the coding sequence ATGGTTATAAATAACAAAAAGGGGGTTTTAAGAAAGCAGAGAAAGATTGGACTTTTCCTCCTTGCCATTATTATATGTGTTACGTCTACTTTAATGTTTGAAGGATTTGCTCAAACAGGATATTCAAAAGAAAAACCGGAGACCGCTATTATTGCTATTAAAGAAAATGAAAAAGCAGATGATGTTCAAGATAAGTTGAAAAAGACCTTTCCTGATATAGAGTTTCTGCGTTCTTATGAAAAAGGGTTTAAAGGATTTGCTGTAAAATTAGATCCTTCTCAAATAGAGTTACTATCCAATCTAGATGGGATAAAACGTGCGGATCCATCTGTTGCCTATCATTCATCTTTAAAAGACAGCGTTCCTTTTATTGGAGCAGAAGCTATTCGCGGTCAGCTTGATAAGCATGGTGTGAAGTTGACAGGTAAAGGAATTAAAGTCGGAATAATTGATACAGGAATAGATTATAATCACCCTGATCTATACCGTAATTTTAAAGGAGGTTATGATTTTGTTGATAAAGATGATGATCCTCTTGAAGGCAAAGATAAACATGGAAAAAATACCATGCACGGCACCCATGTTGCTGGTATCATCGGAGCGAATGGAGCGGTCAGAGGTGTAGCTCCAGAAGCTGATCTATACATGTATCGTGCACTCGGTCCTGGGGGCCAGGGGTCTACCGAACAAATATTAGCAGCTATTGATAAAGCTATTGAGGATAAGGTAGATATTTTAAATCTTTCTTTAGGGAGTCCCATTAACGGTCCGGATTGGCCTACAAGTGAAGCTCTAGATAAAGCCGCGGAAGCAGGGATCATTGCAGTTACGTCAAGCGGCAACAGCGGCCCGGCGATGTGGAGTGTTGGTTCACCAGGTACCGCAGACAAGGCCATTTCAGTAGGTGCCTCCATTCCTCCATTACGGATGCCAAAATTAACGCTATATGATAACCCAGAATTGTCTATTTCTATGCAAGCAGTACAAGGAACTTCTCCCTGGCAGTTTCGGCGTGATTTACCATTAGTAAACGGTGGTCTTGGGATGAAAGAGGATTTGGAAAATGTTAGAGGGAAGGCGGTGTTAATTGAACGAGGCGGCATCCCTCTCGTTCGGAAAATTGTTAATGCCCGCAAAGCTGGAGCGGATGCGGTAATTATTTACAATAATGTAGCTGGCGCATTTGCAGCTGGTACGGAGGAAGTTCAGCCTATCCCCGCCGTTACTATTACACGTGAAGATGGAGAGCAGATTCGAAAGGTAATCGAAGCAAAAGAGAAAAAATCATCTTCCTCTGTTTTGCGAACAGTGTTAGAAGAAGAAACAGATCATATGGCTTTTTTTAGTTCAAGAGGACCAGTCACTCGCTCTTGGAAAATTAAACCTGACGTAGTTGCACCGGGGGTAGATATAGACAGTACAGTTCCAAACGGCTATCTAGCATTAAACGGAACAAGTATGGCAGCTCCCCACATAGCCGGCGCTGCAGCCTTATTAAAACAAGCAAGACCGGAATGGAACCCTGAGCAGATAAAAGCAGCTTTAATGAATACAGCTGTTTCTTTAACCGATGATAGTGACAATGATTATCCGCCGTTTGTACAAGGTGCAGGCAGGGTTGAAATGAGAAAAGCCATTCGAACAGACACTCTCGTTTATCCCGGTACATTATCGTTTGGCGTGTGGACGTTAGGAAATAAAGAAAGAGTCCATGAAAAAACAGTGGTTATAGAAAACCATTCTGATCAGAAGAAAACGTATACCTTTCGTAAAGAAACAAGTTCTCTTCTTGGTTTAAAATGGGAGCTTCCTAAACGAATAACATTAGAGCCAGGAGAGAAAAAAGAAGCAAAAATTCGTTTAGAAATAGAGGCGGGAGCCATTGACTATGATCAACTCGATGGCGTATTGACAGTAGAAGGCGGTAATGAAGAAATTCGATTGCCTTATTTATTATTTATCAACGAACCCGATTACCCGCGCATAGGAGCTTTTGATTTACAACCTTTTGGAACAAATAAGGGATATCAGTATGAAGTATATATGCCAGGCGGGGCAGAAGAATTAGAAATAGCGTTATATGACCTGGACACTTATGCATTTGCCGGCGTACTTGATAAAGACACAAATATAAAACCAGGGTTATATGAACAAAAATTATCTGCTAAAGACATTTCCGTCCCTGAGGGAAAATACAGAGCCGTAGTTTATGCAAGAGCTGGAGATAAAGAAGAAGTTTTAGAAACGATCATCCGTTTAGAACAGAAAATGATAGATGAAAAACGATCAAAGCGTTAA
- the upp gene encoding uracil phosphoribosyltransferase, which produces MGKVHVLDHPLIQHKLTFIRDVSTGTKEFRELVDEVATLMAFEITRHLQLQEVTVETPVGPAKSHTLAGKKLGIVPILRAGLGMSDGILKLIPAAKVGHVGLYRDPETLKPVEYYVKLPSDVAEREFIVVDPMLATGGSAVEAITSLKKRGATNIKLMCLIAAPEGVEIVQEAHPDIDIYLASLDEKLNEKGYIVPGLGDAGDRLFGTK; this is translated from the coding sequence ATGGGGAAAGTACATGTATTAGATCATCCGCTGATCCAACATAAGCTTACTTTTATTCGTGACGTTTCCACGGGCACAAAAGAATTTAGAGAACTAGTGGATGAAGTAGCTACGTTGATGGCTTTTGAAATCACACGTCACCTTCAACTGCAGGAAGTGACAGTAGAAACGCCTGTAGGTCCAGCCAAATCACATACGTTAGCAGGGAAAAAACTGGGCATTGTTCCGATCTTAAGAGCAGGTCTTGGCATGTCTGATGGTATCTTAAAATTGATTCCTGCTGCAAAAGTAGGACATGTTGGCTTATACCGTGATCCTGAAACATTAAAACCTGTGGAATATTATGTGAAGCTGCCAAGTGATGTAGCTGAACGGGAATTTATCGTAGTTGATCCGATGCTTGCTACGGGAGGCTCCGCTGTGGAAGCTATAACGAGTTTGAAAAAGCGCGGTGCTACAAACATCAAGCTGATGTGTCTCATTGCTGCTCCAGAAGGAGTGGAAATTGTGCAAGAAGCACATCCAGATATAGATATTTATCTTGCTTCTTTAGATGAAAAATTGAATGAAAAAGGCTATATTGTTCCGGGTCTTGGGGACGCTGGTGACCGTTTGTTTGGAACAAAATAG